Proteins from one Toxotes jaculatrix isolate fToxJac2 chromosome 13, fToxJac2.pri, whole genome shotgun sequence genomic window:
- the sgo1 gene encoding shugoshin 1 codes for MVKERAQKKSFQQSLEDIKEKMKEKRNKRLASASAPKRGRSRMINKSSGANSTHTILKGVQLNNKALAVALQAEKEKVRQANAVILQLKREQQALFLHLLLLKRKLKEQEALAASASETKPANIHVEPQHRLNSARRKRTSQNLDDPVVCKASPICADPQPSEKNGQPECDKQLTLPPTVGVRRRHADRRSRRRSERVQEQRSLSEGDPIADLGALIASPICNDDRNPNQPQQGTEPETADPVDTEEFQHSTPEPVPPKKKKQQQPNRKQAQEQPRTKPEPAARKPERGRRPERAQLKKPWENPKPRARSKSRDRSATRSKMAPTPQGNKLNTSLGFNDTFDFDCEETVHVTPFRAKAEDNPPATPISEEGPERGQTEASPVTFRQNESSSTSPSSESDDSLYVPQKTRRRQTSPDNTKVITTRRGRPSKVVRQKENIPPKQEISVCRDEEREKKKAPLHHSPDSSFSNSPDPARMGQENHQEPHRDVMEEDCLLPVSPLVEAEMMRIDNVLSNFGDSSCDTPPLLPHQTPQRIKTCKKRGLGVRTAGRGLSLCDVTNLSPAAYRKFSSDARCSTPAPSRKRRCTMVVDYKEPSLNAKLRRGDKFTDLQFLRSPIFKQKSDRRSVKKSRNSMNSQQPFEKYNESFVGCR; via the exons ATGGTGAAAGAACGGGCCCAGAAGAAGTCCTTCCAGCAGAGTCTGGAGGATATCaaggagaagatgaaggagaagaggaacaaACGGCTGGCCAGTGCCTCAGCTCCCAAGAGAGGACGGTCTAGAATGATAAACAAAAGCAGTG GGGCTAACTCCACACACACTATCCTGAAGGGTGTCCAGCTGAACAACAAAGCACTGGCCGTAGCACTGCaagctgagaaagaaaaagtgaggcAAGCCAATGCAGTGATCCTGCAGCTGAAAAGAGAGCAGCAGGCTCTGTTCCTTCACCTGCTTCTGCTCAAGAGGAAGCTCAAGGAGCAGGAAGCTCTGGCAGCGAGTGCCTCAGAG ACTAAACCTGCAAACATCCATGTTGAACCTCAGCACCGCCTGAATTCGGCAag GAGAAAAAGAACCAGCCAGAACCTTGATGATCCCGTTGTATGCAAAGCCTCACCAATTTgtgcag ATCCTCAGCCCTCTGAAAAGAACGGACAACCTGAATGTGACAAGCAGCTTACCTTGCCGCCTACAGTGGGTGTACGGCGTCGGCACGCAGAtagaagaagcaggagaagatCTGAGCGTGTACAGGAACAGAGGTCGTTGAGTGAGGGGGACCCCATTGCAGACTTAGGAGCTTTGATTGCAAGTCCTATTTGCAATGACGATAGAAATCCAAATCAGCCGCAGCAAGGAACAGAGCCGGAAACAGCGGATCCTGTTGACACTGAGGAGTTTCAGCACTCTACCCCTGAACCTGTCCCacctaaaaaaaagaaacagcagcagcccaaCAGGAAACAAGCCCAAGAGCAGCCCCGCACCAAACCAGAACCGGCTGCACGAAAACCTGAGAGAGGCCGCAGACCAGAACGTGCCCAATTAAAGAAACCATGGGAGAATCCCAAGCCCAGAGCCCGCTCCAAGAGTCGTGACCGTTCAGCAACACGTTCCAAAATGGCACCTACACCACAGGGCAATAAGCTCAACACCTCACTGGGATTTAATGATAcatttgactttgactgtgaagaAACGGTTCATGTTACACCTTTCAGGGCAAAGGCAGAGGACAATCCGCCGGCCACACCCATCAGCGAAGAGGGTCCAGAAAGAGGACAAACTGAAGCGTCACCTGTCACTTTCAGACAGAATGAGTCCAGCTCAACATCGCCGTCTTCTGAATCAGATGACAGCCTTTATGTCCCTCAGAAAACCAGGAGGAGACAGACCTCACCGGACAACACCAAGGTGATCACCACTCGTAGAGGCCGGCCCTCTAAAGTcgtcagacagaaagaaaacatcccTCCAAAACAGGAGATCTCAG TCTGTAGAGATGAGGaacgtgaaaagaaaaaagcacctCTCCATCACTCCCCTGATTCTAGCTTCTCTAACAGCCCTGACCCTGCGAGGATGGGACAGGAAAATCACCAAG AGCCTCACAGAGATGTTATGGAAGAGGATTGTTTGCTCCCTGTCAGCCCTCTGGTTGAAGCTGAGATGATGAGAATAGACAACGTCCTGTCCAATTTTGGAGATTCCTCCTGCGACACTCCACCTCTTTTACCCCACCAAACGCCTCAGAGGATCAAGACATGCAAGAAAC GTGGGCTTGGTGTAAGGACAGCAGGGCGGGGCTTGAGTCTGTGTGATGTGACAAATCTGTCCCCTGCAGCCTATCGGAAGTTCTCCTCTGATGCACGATGCTCCACCCCTGCTCCTTCTCGCAAGCGGCGCTGCACCATGGTTGTAGACTACAAGGAGCCCTCCCTTAACGC GAAACTTCGGCGTGGAGACAAGTTCACAGATTTGCAGTTCCTCCGTTCTCCTATTTTCAAGCAGAAGTCTGACAGGAGGTCTGTGAAGAAATCAAGGAATTCCATGAACTCCCAGCAGCCATTTGAGAAATACAATGAGTCGTTTGTTGGATGTCGTTGA
- the LOC121192492 gene encoding zinc finger protein 385D-like isoform X1, whose translation MYFGNVCHSALPPLARPTLSRTQASPDPKPLLPFHLLPGFTDMDHVHKALMGPGFSLTSPLKRKPSSCGVCRLRFNSEVQASSHYSGTKHAKRLKALDAPDSKIRTSEPVAKETTSQILLSPCSQPSSSDTASGEPSAPNPTSAVAPSSGGPTETVKAPSETSLSPSSRSTDKETQRDGDMEVAPEEETEEEKAIRLLYCSLCKVAVNSASQLQAHNSGTKHKTMLEARSGDGAIKSFPRTGVKAKLAMPAEPSTGLQNKTFHCEICDVHVNSETQLKQHISSRRHKDRAADSAGSTEEPRPDQTSGLVSPTASAFHCRRHGHAAPLPSPACLKLEPCPVSESAPSPGTAASSPWTHLFNTHTSPVLSLLTQSTS comes from the exons ATGTATTTTG GTAATGTGTGTCACAGCGCGCTGCCGCCGCTGGCCCGTCCCACGCTGAGCAGGACCCAGGCCTCCCCCGACCCAaagcccctcctccccttccacCTGTTGCCTGGATTCACTGAC ATGGATCACGTCCATAAAGCTCTGATGGGCCCAGGCTTCAGCCTAACCTCACCGCTGAAGAGGAAGCCCAGTTCCTGTGGAGTCTGTCGACTGAGGTTCAATTCCGAG GTGCAGGCTTCCTCTCATTATAGTGGCACCAAACATGCGAAAAGGCTGAAAGCTCTGGACGCCCCAGATTCAAAGATCAGGACCTCTGAACCAGTCGCCAAGGAAACCACATCGCAAATCCTCTTGTCACCCTGCTCACAGCCCTCCAGCTCCGACACGGCATCAGGAg aacCCTCAGCACCTAACCCTACCTCTGCAGTGGCACCATCAAGCGGCGGCCCCACTGAAACTGTGAAAGCGCCGTCTGAAACCTCCCTCTCACCCAGCTCGAGGtcaacagacaaagagacacaaagagatggAGACATGGAGGTTGCTCCAGAAGAGGAGACGGAAGAAGAGAAAGCCATACGTCTTCTCTACTGCTCCCTCTGCAAGGTGGCCGTCAACTCAGCCTCGCAGCTGCAGGCTCACAACAGTG gcacaaaacacaagacaatGCTCGAGGCTAGGAGCGGTGATGGAGCCATCAAGTCCTTCCCGAGGACGGGGGTGAAGGCCAAGTTGGCTATGCCGGCTGAGCCGTCAACTGGACTCCAGAATAAAACTTTCCACTGTGAGATCTGCGATGTGCATGTCAACTCCGAGACTCAGCTCAAACAG cACATCAGCAGTAGGAGACACAAGGATAGAGCAGCAG atTCGGCTGGCTCTACGGAAGAACCAAGACCTGACCAAACCTCTGGCCTCGTGTCTCCTACAGCGTCAGCTTTCCATTGCCGCCGCCATGGCCACGCTGCCCCCCTTCCCTCTCCGGCCTGCCTCAAACTCGAGCCCTGCCCTGTTTCAGAGTCAGCCCCTTCCCCAGGCACTGCTGCATCCAGCCCCTGGACCCATctgttcaacacacacaccagtcctGTTCTCTCCCTACTGACCCAGTCGACGTCTTAA
- the LOC121192492 gene encoding zinc finger protein 385D-like isoform X2, producing the protein MDHVHKALMGPGFSLTSPLKRKPSSCGVCRLRFNSEVQASSHYSGTKHAKRLKALDAPDSKIRTSEPVAKETTSQILLSPCSQPSSSDTASGEPSAPNPTSAVAPSSGGPTETVKAPSETSLSPSSRSTDKETQRDGDMEVAPEEETEEEKAIRLLYCSLCKVAVNSASQLQAHNSGTKHKTMLEARSGDGAIKSFPRTGVKAKLAMPAEPSTGLQNKTFHCEICDVHVNSETQLKQHISSRRHKDRAAGKPAKPKFSPYTPTQRHQSFQAIRLALRKNQDLTKPLASCLLQRQLSIAAAMATLPPFPLRPASNSSPALFQSQPLPQALLHPAPGPICSTHTPVLFSPY; encoded by the exons ATGGATCACGTCCATAAAGCTCTGATGGGCCCAGGCTTCAGCCTAACCTCACCGCTGAAGAGGAAGCCCAGTTCCTGTGGAGTCTGTCGACTGAGGTTCAATTCCGAG GTGCAGGCTTCCTCTCATTATAGTGGCACCAAACATGCGAAAAGGCTGAAAGCTCTGGACGCCCCAGATTCAAAGATCAGGACCTCTGAACCAGTCGCCAAGGAAACCACATCGCAAATCCTCTTGTCACCCTGCTCACAGCCCTCCAGCTCCGACACGGCATCAGGAg aacCCTCAGCACCTAACCCTACCTCTGCAGTGGCACCATCAAGCGGCGGCCCCACTGAAACTGTGAAAGCGCCGTCTGAAACCTCCCTCTCACCCAGCTCGAGGtcaacagacaaagagacacaaagagatggAGACATGGAGGTTGCTCCAGAAGAGGAGACGGAAGAAGAGAAAGCCATACGTCTTCTCTACTGCTCCCTCTGCAAGGTGGCCGTCAACTCAGCCTCGCAGCTGCAGGCTCACAACAGTG gcacaaaacacaagacaatGCTCGAGGCTAGGAGCGGTGATGGAGCCATCAAGTCCTTCCCGAGGACGGGGGTGAAGGCCAAGTTGGCTATGCCGGCTGAGCCGTCAACTGGACTCCAGAATAAAACTTTCCACTGTGAGATCTGCGATGTGCATGTCAACTCCGAGACTCAGCTCAAACAG cACATCAGCAGTAGGAGACACAAGGATAGAGCAGCAGGTAAACCAGCCAAGCCTAAGTTCAGCCCATACACTCCCACCCAGCGTCACCAGAGTTTCCAGGCA atTCGGCTGGCTCTACGGAAGAACCAAGACCTGACCAAACCTCTGGCCTCGTGTCTCCTACAGCGTCAGCTTTCCATTGCCGCCGCCATGGCCACGCTGCCCCCCTTCCCTCTCCGGCCTGCCTCAAACTCGAGCCCTGCCCTGTTTCAGAGTCAGCCCCTTCCCCAGGCACTGCTGCATCCAGCCCCTGGACCCATctgttcaacacacacaccagtcctGTTCTCTCCCTACTGA
- the LOC121192492 gene encoding zinc finger protein 385D-like isoform X3, whose product MYFGNVCHSALPPLARPTLSRTQASPDPKPLLPFHLLPGFTDMDHVHKALMGPGFSLTSPLKRKPSSCGVCRLRFNSEVQASSHYSGTKHAKRLKALDAPDSKIRTSEPVAKETTSQILLSPCSQPSSSDTASGEPSAPNPTSAVAPSSGGPTETVKAPSETSLSPSSRSTDKETQRDGDMEVAPEEETEEEKAIRLLYCSLCKVAVNSASQLQAHNSGTKHKTMLEARSGDGAIKSFPRTGVKAKLAMPAEPSTGLQNKTFHCEICDVHVNSETQLKQHISSRRHKDRAAGKPAKPKFSPYTPTQRHQSFQAIRLALRKNQDLTKPLASCLLQRQLSIAAAMATLPPFPLRPASNSSPALFQSQPLPQALLHPAPGPICSTHTPVLFSPY is encoded by the exons ATGTATTTTG GTAATGTGTGTCACAGCGCGCTGCCGCCGCTGGCCCGTCCCACGCTGAGCAGGACCCAGGCCTCCCCCGACCCAaagcccctcctccccttccacCTGTTGCCTGGATTCACTGAC ATGGATCACGTCCATAAAGCTCTGATGGGCCCAGGCTTCAGCCTAACCTCACCGCTGAAGAGGAAGCCCAGTTCCTGTGGAGTCTGTCGACTGAGGTTCAATTCCGAG GTGCAGGCTTCCTCTCATTATAGTGGCACCAAACATGCGAAAAGGCTGAAAGCTCTGGACGCCCCAGATTCAAAGATCAGGACCTCTGAACCAGTCGCCAAGGAAACCACATCGCAAATCCTCTTGTCACCCTGCTCACAGCCCTCCAGCTCCGACACGGCATCAGGAg aacCCTCAGCACCTAACCCTACCTCTGCAGTGGCACCATCAAGCGGCGGCCCCACTGAAACTGTGAAAGCGCCGTCTGAAACCTCCCTCTCACCCAGCTCGAGGtcaacagacaaagagacacaaagagatggAGACATGGAGGTTGCTCCAGAAGAGGAGACGGAAGAAGAGAAAGCCATACGTCTTCTCTACTGCTCCCTCTGCAAGGTGGCCGTCAACTCAGCCTCGCAGCTGCAGGCTCACAACAGTG gcacaaaacacaagacaatGCTCGAGGCTAGGAGCGGTGATGGAGCCATCAAGTCCTTCCCGAGGACGGGGGTGAAGGCCAAGTTGGCTATGCCGGCTGAGCCGTCAACTGGACTCCAGAATAAAACTTTCCACTGTGAGATCTGCGATGTGCATGTCAACTCCGAGACTCAGCTCAAACAG cACATCAGCAGTAGGAGACACAAGGATAGAGCAGCAGGTAAACCAGCCAAGCCTAAGTTCAGCCCATACACTCCCACCCAGCGTCACCAGAGTTTCCAGGCA atTCGGCTGGCTCTACGGAAGAACCAAGACCTGACCAAACCTCTGGCCTCGTGTCTCCTACAGCGTCAGCTTTCCATTGCCGCCGCCATGGCCACGCTGCCCCCCTTCCCTCTCCGGCCTGCCTCAAACTCGAGCCCTGCCCTGTTTCAGAGTCAGCCCCTTCCCCAGGCACTGCTGCATCCAGCCCCTGGACCCATctgttcaacacacacaccagtcctGTTCTCTCCCTACTGA